In Phacochoerus africanus isolate WHEZ1 chromosome 1, ROS_Pafr_v1, whole genome shotgun sequence, the following are encoded in one genomic region:
- the ZNF131 gene encoding zinc finger protein 131 isoform X2 → MEAEETMECLQEFPEHHKMILDRLNEQREQDRFTDITLIVDGHHFKAHKAVLAACSKFFYKFFQEFTQEPLVEIEGVSKMAFRHLIEFTYTAKLMIQGEEEANDVWKAAEFLQMLEAIKALEVRNKENSAPLEENTTGKSEAKKRKIAETSNVITESLPSAESEPVEIEVEIAEGTIEVEDEGIETLEEVASAKQSIKYIQSTGSSDDSALALLADITSKYRQGDRKGQIKEDGCASDPTSKQEHMKSHSTESFKCEICNKRYLRESAWKQHLNCYHLEEGGVSKKQRTGKKIHICQYCEKQFDHFGHFKEHLRKHTGEKPFECPNCHERFARNSTLKCHLTACQTGVGAKKGRKKLYECQVCNSVFNSWDQFKDHLVIHTGDKPNHCTLCDLWFMQGNELRRHLSDIHNISERLVTEEFLSVETRVQTEPVTSMTIIEQVGKVHVLPLLQVQVDSAQVTVEQVHPDLLQDSQVQDSHMSELPEQVQVSYLEVGRIQTEEGTEVHVEELHVERVNQMPMEVQTELLEADLDQVTPEIMNQEEREPTQADAAEAAREDHEDAEGLETKSTVDSQAEKAGNENRTPMPVLE, encoded by the exons ATGGAGGCCGAAGAGACGATGGAatgccttcaggagttccctgaacATCATAAAATGATCCTGGACCGATTGAATGAACAGCGAGAGCAGGACCGGTTTACTGACATCACCTTGATTGTCGACG gacACCATTTTAAGGCCCACAAGGCTGTTTTGGCTGCTTGCAGCAAGTTCTTCTACAAATTCTTTCAGGAGTTTACTCAGGAACCTTTGGTGGAGATAGAAG GTGTTAGTAAAATGGCCTTTCGTCATTTGATTGAATTCACATACACAGCAAAATTAATGATACAAGGAGAAGAAGAAGCCAATGATGTTTGGAAAGCAGCAGAGTTTCTACAAATGCTAGAAGCTATCAAAGCCCTTGAAGTCAG GAACAAAGAAAACTCAGCTCCACTAGAGGAAAATACCACAGGAAAAagtgaagcaaaaaaaagaaagattgcaGAAACTTCAAATGTTATCACTGAGTCATTGCCATCTGCAGAATCTGAACCTGTTGAAATTGAGGTGGAGATTGCTGAAGGCACAATCGAAGTGGAAGATGAAGGCATCGAGACATTAGAGGAAGTGGCTTCTGCCAAGCAGTCCATAAAGTACATTCAGAGCACAGGTTCCTCTGATGATTCTGCTCTGGCACTCTTGGCGGATATTACCAGCAAGTACCGTCAAGGTGATAGAAAAGGGCAGATTAAAGAAGATGGCTGTGCATCTGACCCCACAAGCAAACAG GAACACATGAAATCACACTCCACTGAGAGTTTCAAGTGTGAAATATGCAATAAAAGGTATCTTCGGGAGAGCGCATGGAAACAGCACCTCAATTGTTACCACCTTGAAGAAGGTGGAGTCAGTAAGAAGCAAAGAACTGGGAAGAAAATTCACATATGTCAGTACTGTGAGAAACAGTTTGACCACTTTGGACATTTTAAAGAGCATCTTCGAAAACATACAG GTGAAAAACCTTTTGAATGTCCAAATTGTCATGAACGATTTGCTAGAAATAGCACCCTCAAATGTCACCTGACTGCATGCCAAACTGGAGTGGGggcaaaaaagggaagaaagaagcttTATGAATGTCAG GTCTGTAACAGTGTGTTTAACAGCTGGGACCAGTTTAAAGATCACTTGGTAATACACACTGGAGATAAACCCAACCATTGTACTTTGTGTGACTTGTGGTTTATGCAAGGAAATGAATTAAGGAGACATCTCAGTGATATTCATAATATTTCAGAGCGTCTAGTAACCGAAGAATTTCTTTCAGTAGAAACACGTGTACAAACTGAACCTGTGACATCAATGACTATTATAGAACAAGTTGGGAAGGTGCATGTGTTACCTTTGCTTCAGGTTCAGGTGGATTCAGCACAAGTGACTGTGGAACAGGTTCATCCGGATCTGCTCCAGGACAGCCAAGTGCAGGATTCACATATGAGTGAGCTTCCAGAGCAGGTCCAAGTAAGTTATCTAGAAGTGGGTCGAATCCAGACTGAAGAAGGTACTGAAGTACATGTAGAGGAGCTGCATGTTGAACGGGTAAATCAGATGCCAATGGAAGTACAAACTGAGCTTCTAGAAGCAGACTTGGATCAAGTGACTCCTGAAATCATGAACCAGGAGGAGAGAGAGCCTACCCAAGCAGATGCTGCTGAGGCTGCCAGAGAAGATCACGAAGATGCTGAGGGTTTAGAGACCAAATCAACAGTGGATTCCCAAGCTGAAAAGGCAGGAAATGAGAACAGAACACCTATGCCGGTTTTAGAATGA
- the ZNF131 gene encoding zinc finger protein 131 isoform X3, with protein sequence MKSHSTESFKCEICNKRYLRESAWKQHLNCYHLEEGGVSKKQRTGKKIHICQYCEKQFDHFGHFKEHLRKHTGEKPFECPNCHERFARNSTLKCHLTACQTGVGAKKGRKKLYECQVCNSVFNSWDQFKDHLVIHTGDKPNHCTLCDLWFMQGNELRRHLSDIHNISERLVTEEFLSVETRVQTEPVTSMTIIEQVGKVHVLPLLQVQVDSAQVTVEQVHPDLLQDSQVQDSHMSELPEQVQVSYLEVGRIQTEEGTEVHVEELHVERVNQMPMEVQTELLEADLDQVTPEIMNQEEREPTQADAAEAAREDHEDAEGLETKSTVDSQAEKAGNENRTPMPVLE encoded by the exons ATGAAATCACACTCCACTGAGAGTTTCAAGTGTGAAATATGCAATAAAAGGTATCTTCGGGAGAGCGCATGGAAACAGCACCTCAATTGTTACCACCTTGAAGAAGGTGGAGTCAGTAAGAAGCAAAGAACTGGGAAGAAAATTCACATATGTCAGTACTGTGAGAAACAGTTTGACCACTTTGGACATTTTAAAGAGCATCTTCGAAAACATACAG GTGAAAAACCTTTTGAATGTCCAAATTGTCATGAACGATTTGCTAGAAATAGCACCCTCAAATGTCACCTGACTGCATGCCAAACTGGAGTGGGggcaaaaaagggaagaaagaagcttTATGAATGTCAG GTCTGTAACAGTGTGTTTAACAGCTGGGACCAGTTTAAAGATCACTTGGTAATACACACTGGAGATAAACCCAACCATTGTACTTTGTGTGACTTGTGGTTTATGCAAGGAAATGAATTAAGGAGACATCTCAGTGATATTCATAATATTTCAGAGCGTCTAGTAACCGAAGAATTTCTTTCAGTAGAAACACGTGTACAAACTGAACCTGTGACATCAATGACTATTATAGAACAAGTTGGGAAGGTGCATGTGTTACCTTTGCTTCAGGTTCAGGTGGATTCAGCACAAGTGACTGTGGAACAGGTTCATCCGGATCTGCTCCAGGACAGCCAAGTGCAGGATTCACATATGAGTGAGCTTCCAGAGCAGGTCCAAGTAAGTTATCTAGAAGTGGGTCGAATCCAGACTGAAGAAGGTACTGAAGTACATGTAGAGGAGCTGCATGTTGAACGGGTAAATCAGATGCCAATGGAAGTACAAACTGAGCTTCTAGAAGCAGACTTGGATCAAGTGACTCCTGAAATCATGAACCAGGAGGAGAGAGAGCCTACCCAAGCAGATGCTGCTGAGGCTGCCAGAGAAGATCACGAAGATGCTGAGGGTTTAGAGACCAAATCAACAGTGGATTCCCAAGCTGAAAAGGCAGGAAATGAGAACAGAACACCTATGCCGGTTTTAGAATGA
- the ZNF131 gene encoding zinc finger protein 131 isoform X1: MEAEETMECLQEFPEHHKMILDRLNEQREQDRFTDITLIVDGHHFKAHKAVLAACSKFFYKFFQEFTQEPLVEIEGVSKMAFRHLIEFTYTAKLMIQGEEEANDVWKAAEFLQMLEAIKALEVRNKENSAPLEENTTGKSEAKKRKIAETSNVITESLPSAESEPVEIEVEIAEGTIEVEDEGIETLEEVASAKQSIKYIQSTGSSDDSALALLADITSKYRQGDRKGQIKEDGCASDPTSKQVEGIEIVELQLSHVKDLFHCEKCNRSFKLFYHFKEHMKSHSTESFKCEICNKRYLRESAWKQHLNCYHLEEGGVSKKQRTGKKIHICQYCEKQFDHFGHFKEHLRKHTGEKPFECPNCHERFARNSTLKCHLTACQTGVGAKKGRKKLYECQVCNSVFNSWDQFKDHLVIHTGDKPNHCTLCDLWFMQGNELRRHLSDIHNISERLVTEEFLSVETRVQTEPVTSMTIIEQVGKVHVLPLLQVQVDSAQVTVEQVHPDLLQDSQVQDSHMSELPEQVQVSYLEVGRIQTEEGTEVHVEELHVERVNQMPMEVQTELLEADLDQVTPEIMNQEEREPTQADAAEAAREDHEDAEGLETKSTVDSQAEKAGNENRTPMPVLE; this comes from the exons ATGGAGGCCGAAGAGACGATGGAatgccttcaggagttccctgaacATCATAAAATGATCCTGGACCGATTGAATGAACAGCGAGAGCAGGACCGGTTTACTGACATCACCTTGATTGTCGACG gacACCATTTTAAGGCCCACAAGGCTGTTTTGGCTGCTTGCAGCAAGTTCTTCTACAAATTCTTTCAGGAGTTTACTCAGGAACCTTTGGTGGAGATAGAAG GTGTTAGTAAAATGGCCTTTCGTCATTTGATTGAATTCACATACACAGCAAAATTAATGATACAAGGAGAAGAAGAAGCCAATGATGTTTGGAAAGCAGCAGAGTTTCTACAAATGCTAGAAGCTATCAAAGCCCTTGAAGTCAG GAACAAAGAAAACTCAGCTCCACTAGAGGAAAATACCACAGGAAAAagtgaagcaaaaaaaagaaagattgcaGAAACTTCAAATGTTATCACTGAGTCATTGCCATCTGCAGAATCTGAACCTGTTGAAATTGAGGTGGAGATTGCTGAAGGCACAATCGAAGTGGAAGATGAAGGCATCGAGACATTAGAGGAAGTGGCTTCTGCCAAGCAGTCCATAAAGTACATTCAGAGCACAGGTTCCTCTGATGATTCTGCTCTGGCACTCTTGGCGGATATTACCAGCAAGTACCGTCAAGGTGATAGAAAAGGGCAGATTAAAGAAGATGGCTGTGCATCTGACCCCACAAGCAAACAGGTAGAAGGTATTGAAATTGTGGAACTTCAGCTGTCACATGTGAAGGACTTATTCCATTGTGAGAAATGTAACCGttcatttaaattgttttaccATTTTAAGGAACACATGAAATCACACTCCACTGAGAGTTTCAAGTGTGAAATATGCAATAAAAGGTATCTTCGGGAGAGCGCATGGAAACAGCACCTCAATTGTTACCACCTTGAAGAAGGTGGAGTCAGTAAGAAGCAAAGAACTGGGAAGAAAATTCACATATGTCAGTACTGTGAGAAACAGTTTGACCACTTTGGACATTTTAAAGAGCATCTTCGAAAACATACAG GTGAAAAACCTTTTGAATGTCCAAATTGTCATGAACGATTTGCTAGAAATAGCACCCTCAAATGTCACCTGACTGCATGCCAAACTGGAGTGGGggcaaaaaagggaagaaagaagcttTATGAATGTCAG GTCTGTAACAGTGTGTTTAACAGCTGGGACCAGTTTAAAGATCACTTGGTAATACACACTGGAGATAAACCCAACCATTGTACTTTGTGTGACTTGTGGTTTATGCAAGGAAATGAATTAAGGAGACATCTCAGTGATATTCATAATATTTCAGAGCGTCTAGTAACCGAAGAATTTCTTTCAGTAGAAACACGTGTACAAACTGAACCTGTGACATCAATGACTATTATAGAACAAGTTGGGAAGGTGCATGTGTTACCTTTGCTTCAGGTTCAGGTGGATTCAGCACAAGTGACTGTGGAACAGGTTCATCCGGATCTGCTCCAGGACAGCCAAGTGCAGGATTCACATATGAGTGAGCTTCCAGAGCAGGTCCAAGTAAGTTATCTAGAAGTGGGTCGAATCCAGACTGAAGAAGGTACTGAAGTACATGTAGAGGAGCTGCATGTTGAACGGGTAAATCAGATGCCAATGGAAGTACAAACTGAGCTTCTAGAAGCAGACTTGGATCAAGTGACTCCTGAAATCATGAACCAGGAGGAGAGAGAGCCTACCCAAGCAGATGCTGCTGAGGCTGCCAGAGAAGATCACGAAGATGCTGAGGGTTTAGAGACCAAATCAACAGTGGATTCCCAAGCTGAAAAGGCAGGAAATGAGAACAGAACACCTATGCCGGTTTTAGAATGA